From a region of the Nitrospira sp. genome:
- a CDS encoding ribose-phosphate pyrophosphokinase — MNRELKIFSGNANLSLAHEICAYLGQKLGEATVSSFSDGEIRVKIDENVRGADVFVVQSCCQPVNDSVMELLIIIDALKRSSANRITAVVPYFGYARQDRKDQPRVPITAKLVADLMTTAGADRVLSMDLHAGQIQGFFNVPVDHLYALPVLLDYIVKKQVADMVVVSPDAGGVERARAFAKRLQANLAIIDKRREGPNQAQIMNIIGDVQGKSVLLLDDMIDTAGTIVQGAQACVDQGAREVMTACTHAVLSGPALERLQASCLSQVVVTNTIPLRGKELVCPKLHQLSVAPLLGEAIRRIHEDESVSSLFA, encoded by the coding sequence ATGAACAGGGAACTGAAAATTTTCTCTGGCAACGCCAACCTTTCGCTTGCCCATGAGATCTGTGCCTATCTCGGGCAGAAGTTGGGTGAAGCCACCGTCTCGTCCTTCAGCGATGGAGAGATTCGGGTCAAGATCGATGAGAATGTACGGGGCGCCGACGTGTTCGTCGTGCAGTCCTGTTGTCAGCCGGTCAATGATTCCGTGATGGAGTTGTTGATCATTATCGATGCATTGAAACGTTCGTCGGCCAACCGCATCACCGCCGTTGTGCCCTATTTCGGGTACGCTCGTCAGGACCGCAAGGATCAACCGCGCGTTCCCATTACCGCGAAGTTGGTCGCGGATTTGATGACGACCGCCGGAGCCGATCGTGTCCTGTCGATGGATCTTCACGCCGGACAGATCCAGGGGTTTTTCAACGTGCCGGTCGACCATTTGTATGCGCTCCCGGTCTTGCTGGACTACATTGTGAAGAAACAAGTCGCGGACATGGTCGTCGTGTCGCCGGATGCCGGCGGTGTGGAGCGGGCCAGGGCGTTCGCAAAACGCCTCCAGGCCAACCTGGCGATCATCGACAAGCGGCGCGAAGGCCCGAACCAGGCGCAGATTATGAACATCATCGGCGACGTGCAAGGGAAAAGCGTGTTGCTCTTGGATGACATGATCGATACGGCCGGGACGATTGTGCAAGGTGCTCAGGCCTGCGTCGATCAAGGGGCTCGGGAAGTGATGACGGCCTGTACGCATGCGGTGCTGTCGGGGCCGGCCTTGGAACGACTACAGGCGTCGTGTCTGTCCCAGGTGGTGGTGACCAACACCATTCCGTTGCGGGGAAAAGAGTTGGTTTGCCCGAAGTTGCATCAATTGTCGGTGGCGCCTCTGTTAGGGGAGGCCATCAGACGGATTCATGAAGACGAGTCGGTGAGTTCACTATTTGCCTAA
- the ispE gene encoding 4-(cytidine 5'-diphospho)-2-C-methyl-D-erythritol kinase, with protein sequence MTNRSPEPTGSPSSITVSAPAKINLVLRILDRRPDGYHNLWSLMQTVSLEDELSISINHGHTTITLRCDEPSLKTDPSNLVYRAAAEVLEQSGRPVGLDVTLTKRIPMGAGLGGGSSDAAATILGLNRLLRLGWSTEKMAEVGQALGSDVPFFFFVPCAIVKGRGEKVTPVHINGSRWAVLVNPGFPVETKWAYQQLSASRTAIVPLSHSHASLEATRELEWKHVLETAENDFESPVFKAHPALDDIKRRLLAAGAEAALLSGSGATVFGVFRGEAEARHAETAFSSEPYLKVFTAAMCSHS encoded by the coding sequence GTGACTAATCGCTCTCCCGAACCGACCGGTTCCCCCTCGTCGATTACCGTTTCTGCACCTGCCAAGATCAATCTCGTGCTCCGAATCCTGGACCGTCGACCTGACGGCTACCATAACCTCTGGTCATTGATGCAGACCGTGAGTCTGGAAGACGAACTCTCGATTTCCATCAATCACGGTCATACGACCATTACATTGCGATGCGATGAACCGTCCTTGAAAACGGACCCTTCCAATCTGGTCTATCGTGCTGCGGCGGAGGTACTCGAACAGAGTGGACGACCCGTTGGATTGGACGTGACCCTCACAAAGCGAATCCCGATGGGGGCTGGGTTAGGAGGCGGGAGCAGCGACGCGGCTGCGACCATCCTTGGACTGAACCGGCTGTTGAGGTTAGGATGGTCGACGGAGAAGATGGCCGAGGTTGGTCAAGCACTCGGAAGCGATGTGCCGTTCTTCTTTTTCGTCCCTTGTGCGATCGTGAAGGGGCGAGGTGAGAAGGTGACTCCGGTGCACATCAATGGAAGTCGATGGGCGGTCTTGGTCAATCCGGGCTTCCCGGTCGAAACGAAGTGGGCGTATCAGCAGCTCTCCGCAAGCCGAACCGCCATCGTGCCGTTGTCTCATTCTCATGCCTCGCTGGAGGCAACACGTGAATTAGAATGGAAACACGTGCTTGAGACAGCAGAAAATGACTTTGAGTCGCCTGTGTTTAAGGCGCACCCTGCGCTCGACGATATTAAACGGCGGCTTCTGGCGGCAGGGGCCGAGGCTGCGTTGCTATCAGGCAGCGGTGCGACGGTCTTCGGTGTGTTTCGTGGTGAGGCCGAGGCCCGTCACGCAGAGACAGCTTTTTCAAGCGAGCCGTATTTGAAGGTGTTCACGGCGGCCATGTGTTCTCATTCCTAG